A section of the Paenibacillus aurantius genome encodes:
- a CDS encoding phage tail protein — MSEAYVGEIRMFAGNFAPVGWELCDGRLLQISENDVLFNLIGTIYGGDGVTTFGLPDLQGRVPVHMGQNPRTGTAYMIGQKAGTETVTLLQGQMPSHSHPVRAQAEAGTLSSPANALWAQSALTPYTTQTSGTADMYNGAVSTAGGNLPHENMMPFLPIRFIIATYGIYPSQT; from the coding sequence ATGAGTGAGGCCTATGTCGGGGAGATCCGAATGTTTGCAGGGAATTTTGCTCCGGTGGGCTGGGAGCTTTGTGACGGAAGATTGCTGCAGATTTCGGAAAATGACGTGCTGTTTAATCTAATCGGTACGATATACGGCGGAGACGGAGTTACAACCTTCGGACTTCCGGACCTGCAGGGCCGCGTACCGGTCCATATGGGGCAAAACCCCCGTACCGGTACGGCCTACATGATAGGGCAAAAGGCGGGAACGGAGACCGTTACGCTCCTGCAGGGCCAGATGCCATCCCATAGTCATCCCGTTAGGGCGCAGGCGGAAGCCGGGACGTTAAGCAGCCCTGCGAATGCCCTATGGGCGCAGTCTGCTTTAACTCCCTATACCACGCAGACGAGCGGAACAGCGGATATGTACAATGGAGCGGTTTCGACTGCGGGCGGGAATCTGCCCCACGAGAACATGATGCCTTTCCTGCCGATCCGATTTATTATCGCCACCTATGGGATCTATCCGTCACAGACTTAA
- a CDS encoding phage tail protein — translation MDPFIGEIRIFAGNFAPKGWAFCNGQLIPLIQNTALFSLLGTMYGGDGKTTFALPNLSGASPMGAGQGQGLTNRIQGASGGTSMVTLLTTEMPVHNHVPVSGPGPGNAQIPEGVLWSATPGRRGIPAYGDASDLVSMHPAAIGAAGASQPHNNRQPYLGLNFIIALQGIFPSRP, via the coding sequence ATGGATCCATTTATAGGGGAGATCCGCATTTTTGCGGGGAATTTTGCTCCCAAGGGATGGGCATTCTGCAACGGACAGCTCATCCCTCTGATACAGAACACCGCGCTCTTTTCCCTATTAGGTACGATGTACGGGGGGGACGGGAAAACGACGTTTGCCCTTCCTAATTTGTCGGGAGCCTCGCCTATGGGGGCCGGACAGGGTCAAGGTCTTACCAATCGGATTCAGGGAGCAAGTGGAGGGACTTCCATGGTAACCCTGCTCACGACGGAAATGCCGGTTCACAATCATGTTCCCGTTTCCGGTCCGGGGCCGGGCAATGCTCAAATTCCGGAGGGGGTTCTTTGGTCCGCTACACCCGGACGCCGCGGCATTCCCGCCTACGGAGATGCTTCCGATCTCGTAAGCATGCACCCGGCGGCGATAGGGGCTGCAGGAGCGAGCCAGCCGCATAACAATAGGCAGCCTTACTTGGGCTTGAACTTCATCATTGCTTTACAGGGGATTTTTCCATCACGGCCATAG
- a CDS encoding IclR family transcriptional regulator, with product MDNHLSSVKNGCRLLKMFLDSHTEMGVTELSKQLELSKGAVHKLLMTLESEGFIKQNKENKLYSLGYTLLELGNQVLRNHNLTDFAKPYLEKLADKTQELVCLCIRDGDDAIYVYKEESKHPIRFNVDVFRRFPLYATSAARVILAFQSEALIDDVLSSEIRTYTPSSMRNPAEIKERLSAIRQAGYEISSNMRNEGVTGIAAPLRDANGSVDASISIIGPSDRVLPVADSLVREVVNTTKELSKQFGYRR from the coding sequence ATGGATAATCACCTTTCATCCGTCAAGAACGGCTGCCGGCTGCTCAAGATGTTTCTTGACTCCCATACGGAGATGGGCGTGACGGAACTGAGCAAGCAGCTGGAGCTTTCGAAAGGAGCGGTCCATAAGCTTCTGATGACGCTGGAAAGCGAGGGCTTCATTAAGCAGAACAAAGAGAACAAGCTATACTCTCTGGGGTATACCTTGTTAGAGCTCGGCAACCAGGTTCTCCGGAACCATAACCTCACGGATTTCGCCAAGCCTTATCTGGAGAAGCTGGCGGATAAGACGCAAGAGCTCGTTTGTCTGTGCATACGCGACGGAGATGATGCCATCTATGTGTACAAAGAGGAATCCAAACACCCGATCCGGTTTAATGTGGACGTTTTCCGCCGGTTTCCGCTCTATGCCACCTCCGCTGCCCGAGTGATCCTTGCCTTCCAGAGCGAGGCTTTGATAGACGATGTCCTCTCCAGCGAGATCCGGACTTATACTCCCTCTTCCATGAGGAATCCGGCGGAAATCAAAGAAAGATTGAGCGCTATACGCCAGGCAGGCTATGAAATCAGCTCCAATATGCGCAATGAAGGAGTGACGGGAATCGCGGCTCCGCTTAGGGATGCGAACGGATCCGTCGACGCCTCGATCAGCATCATTGGCCCTAGCGATCGCGTCCTTCCGGTTGCCGACTCCCTGGTGCGGGAAGTCGTGAACACGACAAAAGAGCTCTCCAAGCAATTCGGGTACCGTCGGTAA
- a CDS encoding GNAT family N-acetyltransferase — MIRRIQAAPEDAPFLYQLYASTRSDEMTAWGWGKEQAEAFLAMQYTFQRRSYEQQFPQAEHSILYSNHERIGQVLIWRDSDQWILVDLSLLPECRGQGIGSELIRKLQSMAAKAGVPLRLSVQIDNPAVRLYVRLHFRVIEQGDVYHRMEWHPEQAVTAGREGVT, encoded by the coding sequence TTGATCCGACGGATACAGGCAGCTCCGGAAGACGCCCCTTTTTTGTATCAATTATACGCAAGCACGCGCAGTGACGAAATGACGGCTTGGGGCTGGGGGAAGGAGCAGGCGGAGGCGTTTCTCGCCATGCAGTATACCTTTCAACGGCGCTCCTATGAGCAGCAGTTTCCTCAAGCGGAGCATTCCATCCTCTACAGTAATCATGAGCGGATCGGGCAGGTTCTGATCTGGAGGGACAGCGACCAGTGGATTTTGGTGGATTTGTCTCTCCTTCCCGAATGCAGAGGGCAAGGCATAGGCAGCGAACTGATCCGGAAGCTGCAGTCCATGGCGGCTAAAGCCGGTGTTCCCCTGCGATTAAGCGTACAGATCGACAATCCGGCGGTCCGCTTATACGTAAGGCTTCATTTTCGGGTAATCGAGCAGGGAGACGTTTACCATCGAATGGAATGGCATCCCGAGCAAGCGGTAACAGCAGGAAGAGAAGGGGTGACGTAG
- a CDS encoding OmpL47-type beta-barrel domain-containing protein — MELMRAAFLLLFMAAAFVIGSVHVSAATFTVNSFIDAPDTTTSDNQCLNTSLNKCTLRAAITQANALPGPDTIVLPAGTYTLMLAGMDEDESLSGDLDINSDITIIGSNGNREGDASLTVIDGGKIDRVFDLNANLDYAGFTITLEALTIRNGEAGGSYSYGGGIRADTGNAGTITLYNSIVENNASTRTTGAQGGGVYVSGLKGGSFLSSKSVIRGNQAGEKGGGLYVEGDMNVTVSETDISNNKVTSTVLNNWYGGGMAFVTATINARTIVIERTTISGNQVMNGYGGGLYTSAPAAVENTTISGNTATQQGAGAYVDNNFGAALWKSNTISNNTTSAAGTGGGLYLNHNPSFTMHNTIVAGNRNGSSPSDLDSSGALLIASSFNLIGTGGSLNLVNGSNGNLTGVADAGLLPLADNGGRTQTHGLKNNSPALDAGNNAHAGAMDQRGINRIADSADSNETATVDIGAVEAYPVLDDLPNQTVVSGSALDVPFYIGDAAVGSLTISGTSSDQTKVRNSSIEITGTGGQRTLSLTPEAGQVGTVTITVTATGTVNGITNSMTDTFALTITGAPDLRVSKSHTGDFRQGQEGATYSIVVSNSGQIPSSGVMTVTDTLPPGLTATAMSGAGWTCSLSPLSCTRSDSLAPGGTYPVTLTVNVAGDAPGTLVNTAAVSGGGETNTGNNTATDSTTVVSLPQIVFGTNGGEAWSKTAGSVVTVTAGGSGGLDPSTLKYAWTTDSSSPSPSSWTPFASGDELRQEAGDGDWYLHIIAQDANGNEAYRHSNRFRLDNTKPVLTVSAVQQDTTVYPDNTWTRQAVAVTASASDGGSGVKTIEVSQNGGATWTPYTAALPFTETGEFTILLRAVDQVGNSSEATTRTVKIDKTTPMITVSMKKADHSEYSNNTWTNQAVEVTAEAADANSQVVLTYTLNSDSEKPYTSPIVAGEGTSTIRFTATDEAGNQTSVSRTVTIDQTNPTLQPVGLTTADGRLYSPGTWTNQAVTASVTSADSDIVIAEISYDRTTWSPYRLNDPFVVSQEGQHKLYFRVTDRAGNLYETQGVEIWIHQTSPALTAEVANPSVTNGNVKITFSSTDIGIKEAKWSAGVKTIADFAAEGTAIPLNDYHFDVAENGTYTIYAKDLANNEAVVTVTVSNIVRQSPVITLTPDTTSMTNQDVQVTVAVTVYGESVGNSVKEIRWVNGTRQSVITNGAGFAADQNGLYTVYVVDQAGNLSSKDLIIANILKVNPTIQFSYDQAPTNGNVTVSVTASVYGSENGNTVQSIRWADPEGRDYPLDNGQFQAEGNGDYTVKVKDAAGNESAQTIGIGNIYRTKPEIQLSPSPVSPTNGSVSVLVDAKAIGSGNTIATIKWAEGNQEAGYFHQGGTEVSTGGSIPSFEAAANGVYTVYVKDAAGNEELRSIQVENIVKTAPQLTLTYSPTHPTGTKVTIEVAYAIEGSQTGNKLMVIRWAAGDRTAEYFENGGGTALSLPQIRFDVTANGIYTVYALDAAGNQTVETINITNLRGQDPDGGNGNGPGNGNGNGNGNGNGDNNGNPPGNSGNDLAIILDGTSQGDIASGTVTEDANGKRTVVVFDPQKLNDRLSKEKDGVIITIPVRNGSSSVAAELTAQLVQAMEDKNATLVIQTETAEYRLPVEQIDIGSVLVLLGSNAGLSDSKVLIEVTKVPDADVRLNDPSGGSITRIAPAVTFTIRVIQQGKEIEVKTFDAYVERTIVIPSGVDPSQITTGVVILPDGRAGHVPTKVTKANGKVMAVLNSLTNSTYSVISNKKTFEDISTHWAKASVENLAARLVISGSSEREFLPDHEITRGEFTAILTRALGLHHTDKDQTFADVKAGDWFQETVRIGAAYGLVAGYEDGTFRPNDKITREEAMVMVSRAMKLAGVETVLTPEQQTPLMNTFKDNGNVSPWAREAASTNIHHHLIEGYDGRIFPLQNITRAETAVVIERLLQQAGLI; from the coding sequence ATGGAGCTTATGCGCGCAGCCTTCCTTCTGTTATTCATGGCGGCCGCCTTCGTGATCGGCTCCGTTCACGTCTCGGCTGCCACTTTTACGGTGAATAGTTTTATAGATGCGCCGGATACCACCACCTCAGACAATCAATGCTTGAATACCAGCCTGAACAAATGCACGCTCCGGGCCGCGATCACGCAGGCGAATGCGCTGCCGGGGCCGGATACGATTGTTTTGCCTGCCGGAACCTACACGTTAATGCTCGCTGGAATGGACGAGGATGAATCGTTAAGCGGGGATTTGGATATCAACTCGGATATTACGATTATCGGTTCGAACGGCAACCGAGAGGGAGATGCTTCCCTAACGGTGATCGACGGCGGGAAGATAGACCGCGTCTTTGATTTGAATGCAAATCTTGACTATGCGGGCTTTACCATTACTCTTGAAGCTCTGACGATTCGGAACGGCGAGGCTGGAGGCAGCTACAGCTATGGGGGAGGGATTCGGGCGGACACGGGGAACGCAGGGACAATTACCCTGTACAATTCCATTGTCGAGAACAATGCTTCCACCCGTACCACAGGGGCTCAAGGGGGCGGAGTTTATGTTTCCGGGCTCAAAGGCGGATCCTTCCTTTCCTCGAAGTCCGTCATTAGGGGCAACCAGGCTGGGGAAAAAGGCGGCGGTCTCTATGTGGAAGGAGACATGAACGTCACCGTCTCCGAAACCGACATTTCGAATAACAAGGTGACCTCGACCGTTCTAAATAATTGGTATGGCGGAGGAATGGCCTTTGTCACGGCCACTATAAACGCTCGAACGATTGTAATCGAGCGAACCACGATTTCAGGCAACCAGGTGATGAACGGCTACGGCGGAGGGTTGTACACCAGTGCGCCGGCCGCCGTGGAGAATACAACCATTAGCGGCAACACGGCAACCCAGCAGGGAGCGGGGGCTTACGTCGATAATAATTTTGGGGCCGCGCTTTGGAAAAGCAATACCATCTCCAATAATACGACCAGTGCAGCGGGAACAGGCGGGGGACTCTACCTCAATCATAATCCCTCGTTCACCATGCATAATACGATCGTGGCCGGTAACCGCAACGGCAGTTCTCCTAGTGATCTGGATTCGTCGGGGGCCCTGCTCATCGCCAGTTCCTTCAATCTGATCGGAACAGGCGGTTCCTTGAACCTGGTGAATGGGAGTAACGGAAACCTAACAGGGGTTGCGGACGCCGGGCTGCTTCCGCTAGCCGATAACGGGGGCCGTACCCAGACACATGGACTTAAGAACAACAGTCCCGCTCTGGATGCGGGAAACAATGCCCATGCCGGCGCGATGGACCAGCGGGGAATCAACCGGATCGCCGATTCCGCTGACAGCAACGAGACGGCGACGGTGGATATAGGGGCGGTTGAGGCGTATCCTGTCCTGGACGACCTTCCCAACCAAACCGTTGTAAGCGGATCGGCGCTTGATGTTCCCTTCTACATAGGGGATGCGGCCGTTGGAAGCTTAACGATTAGCGGGACTTCGTCGGATCAGACGAAGGTTAGAAATTCTTCCATAGAGATCACGGGAACCGGGGGGCAGAGAACGCTGAGCCTGACCCCGGAAGCCGGACAGGTCGGTACGGTGACGATTACGGTCACGGCAACCGGTACGGTTAATGGGATAACGAACAGCATGACGGATACGTTTGCTTTAACCATTACCGGTGCGCCGGATTTGAGGGTGTCCAAGTCTCACACGGGGGATTTCAGGCAAGGGCAGGAAGGGGCGACGTACTCGATCGTCGTTTCCAATAGCGGGCAGATTCCCTCCTCCGGCGTGATGACGGTAACGGACACGCTGCCTCCCGGTCTGACGGCGACGGCCATGAGCGGTGCAGGATGGACCTGTTCCCTCAGCCCCCTGTCCTGTACCCGGTCGGATTCCCTGGCCCCCGGTGGAACCTATCCGGTAACGCTGACGGTTAACGTAGCGGGGGATGCTCCTGGAACCTTAGTCAATACTGCGGCCGTCAGCGGCGGGGGCGAGACGAATACAGGCAACAATACGGCAACGGATTCGACCACTGTTGTCAGCCTGCCTCAAATTGTATTTGGTACGAACGGAGGGGAAGCGTGGAGCAAAACGGCCGGCAGCGTAGTGACGGTTACAGCCGGGGGAAGCGGCGGCTTAGACCCCTCAACCTTAAAATATGCCTGGACCACCGATTCTTCCAGCCCCAGCCCCAGCAGCTGGACCCCGTTTGCGAGCGGCGATGAGCTTCGCCAAGAAGCCGGGGACGGCGATTGGTATTTGCATATAATCGCCCAAGATGCCAATGGAAACGAAGCGTACCGCCACTCCAACCGGTTCCGATTGGACAACACCAAGCCTGTTCTGACCGTGTCGGCGGTGCAGCAGGATACCACCGTCTACCCGGACAACACGTGGACGAGGCAAGCTGTGGCCGTGACCGCAAGCGCCTCGGATGGGGGCAGCGGTGTCAAGACCATTGAAGTTTCGCAAAACGGGGGCGCGACGTGGACCCCTTACACGGCGGCGTTACCGTTCACCGAAACGGGGGAATTTACCATCCTCTTGCGGGCTGTCGACCAAGTAGGAAACAGCAGCGAAGCAACCACCCGAACAGTTAAAATTGACAAGACCACTCCGATGATCACCGTATCGATGAAGAAAGCCGATCATTCGGAATACTCCAACAACACATGGACGAACCAGGCGGTAGAGGTAACGGCAGAGGCAGCGGATGCCAACAGCCAAGTGGTGTTGACCTATACCTTAAACTCCGATTCGGAGAAGCCTTATACGTCTCCGATCGTGGCAGGAGAAGGGACAAGCACCATTAGGTTCACCGCAACCGATGAAGCGGGAAATCAAACCTCTGTGTCCCGTACCGTAACCATCGATCAAACCAATCCGACCCTTCAGCCGGTTGGATTGACAACGGCTGACGGCCGGCTTTATTCGCCGGGCACCTGGACGAATCAGGCGGTAACGGCGTCTGTCACAAGCGCAGACAGCGATATTGTAATAGCAGAGATTTCCTATGACCGGACAACCTGGTCACCGTATCGGCTGAACGATCCGTTCGTCGTCTCCCAAGAGGGCCAGCATAAGCTGTACTTCCGGGTGACGGACCGGGCCGGTAACCTCTATGAAACCCAAGGGGTGGAGATTTGGATTCACCAGACTTCCCCTGCGCTTACGGCAGAAGTGGCGAATCCTTCGGTTACAAACGGAAACGTAAAGATAACCTTCTCTTCGACCGACATTGGAATCAAGGAAGCCAAATGGTCGGCCGGCGTTAAGACTATCGCGGACTTTGCCGCAGAGGGAACGGCCATTCCGTTAAATGACTATCATTTTGACGTGGCGGAGAACGGAACCTATACCATTTATGCCAAAGATCTAGCGAACAATGAAGCGGTGGTTACGGTCACCGTCAGCAACATCGTTCGCCAATCACCGGTTATTACGCTGACACCGGATACCACTTCCATGACCAATCAGGATGTCCAAGTTACCGTTGCGGTTACGGTATATGGAGAGAGTGTCGGAAACAGCGTAAAAGAAATCAGGTGGGTAAACGGAACGAGACAGTCGGTGATAACGAATGGCGCGGGATTCGCGGCTGATCAAAACGGACTCTATACCGTCTATGTCGTGGATCAAGCCGGTAATCTTTCGTCCAAAGACCTTATCATCGCTAACATTCTGAAAGTTAACCCAACCATTCAATTTAGCTATGATCAAGCCCCGACCAATGGAAATGTGACGGTTAGCGTAACGGCATCCGTTTACGGGAGTGAGAACGGCAATACCGTTCAGTCTATTCGTTGGGCGGATCCGGAAGGCCGGGACTACCCGCTGGACAACGGGCAATTCCAAGCGGAAGGGAACGGGGACTATACGGTTAAGGTGAAGGATGCGGCCGGAAATGAATCGGCGCAAACCATCGGAATCGGCAACATTTACCGCACGAAGCCGGAAATCCAACTCAGCCCATCCCCCGTTTCGCCGACCAATGGATCCGTTTCCGTATTGGTGGATGCGAAAGCCATCGGATCAGGCAATACCATCGCCACGATAAAATGGGCGGAAGGCAATCAAGAAGCCGGTTATTTCCACCAGGGTGGAACAGAGGTATCGACAGGGGGATCGATTCCTAGTTTTGAAGCAGCCGCCAACGGGGTGTACACCGTTTATGTGAAAGATGCAGCCGGAAATGAAGAGCTGCGGTCCATCCAGGTAGAGAACATAGTGAAAACGGCTCCCCAACTGACCTTAACGTATTCTCCGACCCATCCGACCGGTACGAAAGTCACCATCGAAGTCGCGTATGCGATAGAAGGCAGCCAAACCGGCAACAAACTGATGGTTATCCGATGGGCCGCGGGTGACCGGACAGCCGAGTATTTCGAAAATGGCGGAGGAACGGCCCTTTCTCTTCCACAAATCCGATTTGATGTTACCGCCAACGGAATTTACACCGTTTACGCTTTGGATGCCGCCGGCAACCAGACCGTGGAGACCATTAACATCACCAACCTCCGCGGTCAAGACCCGGACGGCGGGAACGGAAATGGACCTGGAAATGGCAACGGAAACGGAAATGGAAATGGAAATGGAGATAACAACGGTAATCCTCCGGGGAACTCCGGCAACGACCTAGCCATCATCCTGGACGGTACGTCTCAGGGGGATATCGCTTCCGGTACGGTCACAGAGGATGCTAATGGAAAACGAACAGTGGTCGTCTTCGATCCTCAAAAACTGAACGACCGGCTGAGTAAGGAAAAAGACGGGGTGATCATCACCATTCCCGTCCGAAACGGCTCCTCTTCGGTAGCCGCTGAGCTTACCGCCCAGCTGGTCCAGGCTATGGAGGACAAAAACGCGACACTCGTCATTCAAACCGAAACAGCCGAATACCGGCTGCCGGTGGAGCAAATCGATATCGGTTCCGTTTTGGTACTGCTCGGCTCGAACGCGGGGCTTTCAGACAGCAAGGTCCTGATCGAAGTCACCAAGGTTCCGGATGCGGACGTTCGATTAAACGATCCATCGGGGGGAAGCATCACCCGAATAGCTCCTGCGGTTACTTTCACGATAAGGGTAATCCAGCAGGGCAAAGAAATCGAAGTGAAGACCTTCGATGCCTACGTAGAGCGTACGATTGTCATTCCGAGCGGCGTCGATCCAAGCCAAATCACGACGGGTGTCGTCATCCTGCCGGATGGAAGAGCGGGTCACGTCCCGACGAAGGTGACAAAAGCCAATGGAAAAGTAATGGCGGTCCTTAACAGCCTGACCAACAGTACGTACTCGGTTATTTCCAACAAGAAAACGTTCGAGGACATCTCCACCCACTGGGCAAAAGCAAGCGTCGAGAACCTGGCCGCGCGGCTGGTGATTTCCGGTTCGAGCGAAAGGGAGTTCCTGCCGGACCATGAGATTACCCGAGGCGAATTTACGGCTATTCTTACCCGGGCATTAGGGCTTCACCATACGGACAAAGACCAGACATTTGCCGATGTTAAGGCGGGCGATTGGTTCCAGGAAACGGTCCGCATTGGAGCCGCCTACGGGCTTGTTGCAGGGTACGAGGACGGAACCTTCCGTCCGAACGATAAGATCACCCGCGAGGAAGCCATGGTCATGGTGTCCCGGGCGATGAAGCTGGCCGGAGTCGAAACGGTGCTGACCCCGGAGCAGCAGACTCCGCTCATGAATACTTTTAAGGACAACGGCAATGTCAGCCCATGGGCCCGCGAGGCGGCCTCAACCAATATTCACCATCATCTCATCGAGGGGTATGACGGCCGAATTTTCCCGCTTCAAAACATCACCCGTGCGGAAACGGCCGTCGTCATCGAACGCTTGCTGCAGCAGGCCGGTCTGATCTAA
- a CDS encoding ABC transporter substrate-binding protein: protein MKKLGALLTITAVLGTVLVGCGSTSDKTASSSAKPADSGSAAATLSPEKQLVIAGNGATVEQMMKDEIFKKFNAKYPDVKLSYVSGVSTEIVAKVKAQKASPQIDLTVIEGGEQEGGRVEGLWDTLSDKDIPNMKKVGADLQVKDNSGVAVNFTPMGISYNAELVKAKGLPIPESWNDLTKPEMKGNLSIAEISSNFGRSALIMLSYANGGSEKSMDPGFEKFKTIAGYLPTFAKSSAQLQQDMQNKTAVYTTWTQARSLVQKDAGLNLEFVVPKEGTNLVPNVATLVKGAKNPNAAKLFIDFLLSDEVQKLYGEKLYYHPATDIKLPADIESKLNFDRKKVVKFDLEVVGKSTPDWLDRFNKEVAPKVGK, encoded by the coding sequence ATGAAAAAATTAGGTGCTTTGCTAACCATCACAGCTGTATTAGGAACGGTTCTCGTTGGATGCGGTTCGACGTCCGACAAGACCGCCAGTTCATCGGCCAAGCCCGCTGATTCAGGCTCGGCTGCCGCTACCCTCTCTCCTGAGAAACAGCTGGTGATTGCGGGCAACGGCGCGACGGTTGAGCAAATGATGAAGGATGAGATTTTCAAGAAATTCAACGCCAAATATCCGGATGTGAAGCTGTCCTACGTCTCCGGTGTATCCACCGAAATCGTGGCCAAGGTGAAAGCCCAGAAAGCTTCCCCTCAGATCGATTTGACGGTTATTGAAGGAGGAGAGCAGGAGGGGGGCCGCGTCGAAGGACTGTGGGATACCCTTTCCGATAAAGATATTCCGAATATGAAGAAGGTCGGCGCCGATCTCCAAGTCAAGGATAACAGCGGCGTCGCCGTCAACTTTACCCCGATGGGGATATCCTACAATGCCGAGCTGGTAAAAGCCAAGGGCTTGCCGATTCCCGAGTCGTGGAACGACCTGACGAAACCCGAGATGAAGGGGAACTTGTCCATCGCGGAAATCTCCAGCAATTTCGGCCGGTCGGCCCTGATCATGCTGTCTTACGCCAACGGCGGCTCCGAGAAGAGCATGGATCCCGGCTTTGAGAAGTTCAAGACGATCGCAGGCTACCTGCCTACGTTCGCCAAGAGCTCCGCACAGCTGCAGCAGGATATGCAGAACAAAACGGCCGTTTACACGACCTGGACGCAAGCGAGAAGCCTGGTCCAGAAGGATGCCGGCCTTAACCTGGAATTCGTCGTACCGAAGGAAGGGACGAACCTGGTTCCGAATGTCGCCACTCTTGTAAAAGGCGCTAAGAACCCGAACGCGGCCAAGCTGTTTATCGATTTCCTGCTGTCGGATGAGGTTCAGAAGCTCTACGGCGAGAAGCTGTACTACCATCCGGCCACGGATATTAAGCTGCCGGCCGACATCGAGAGCAAGCTGAACTTCGATCGTAAGAAAGTCGTTAAATTTGATCTTGAGGTTGTTGGCAAAAGCACCCCAGACTGGTTGGACCGTTTCAATAAAGAAGTCGCTCCAAAAGTCGGAAAATAG
- a CDS encoding DUF6916 family protein produces the protein MNGLSAATFRQLVQDKVEVVFDDGIVPLELVSVKESEAGKDFEHFSLVFRGDGNPFLPQGTYWIRHERFGQEPMFMVPIGQEHGGYRYEIVFNRKKTADGGVSDE, from the coding sequence ATGAACGGACTATCCGCGGCAACATTCCGGCAATTGGTACAGGACAAGGTAGAGGTCGTCTTCGATGACGGCATCGTTCCTTTGGAGCTGGTCAGTGTGAAAGAGTCCGAAGCGGGAAAGGACTTTGAGCATTTTTCCTTGGTGTTTCGGGGGGACGGGAATCCTTTCCTTCCGCAAGGCACTTACTGGATCCGGCATGAACGCTTCGGCCAAGAACCGATGTTTATGGTCCCGATAGGTCAAGAGCATGGCGGGTATCGGTATGAGATTGTTTTTAACCGGAAGAAAACGGCGGATGGAGGAGTAAGTGATGAGTGA
- a CDS encoding phage tail protein, producing MSQPFIGEIQAFAFTYAPRGWAQCNGQMLPINQNQALFSILGVTYGGDGVTTFALPDLRGRVPVHVGNGVTLGQSAGEEAHVLTVNEMPAHIHGVVGSTKPASQVNPAGQLWAVPTASMYGATPTTTMAPSAMGSAGSSQAHANMQPYSVLNYCISISGIFPTRD from the coding sequence ATGTCACAACCCTTTATAGGCGAAATCCAGGCGTTTGCCTTTACTTATGCACCAAGAGGCTGGGCGCAGTGCAACGGTCAGATGCTGCCTATTAATCAGAATCAAGCCTTATTTTCCATTCTTGGAGTCACTTACGGAGGAGATGGAGTAACGACTTTCGCCCTTCCCGATTTGCGCGGGAGGGTGCCGGTTCACGTTGGAAATGGAGTGACGCTGGGACAATCCGCCGGTGAGGAAGCGCATGTGCTGACCGTGAATGAGATGCCAGCCCATATCCATGGGGTAGTGGGCTCAACGAAACCCGCATCGCAAGTCAATCCCGCGGGCCAGCTTTGGGCCGTTCCAACCGCCAGCATGTACGGCGCGACCCCCACAACGACGATGGCCCCAAGCGCAATGGGAAGTGCGGGAAGCAGCCAGGCCCATGCGAACATGCAGCCTTACTCCGTGCTTAACTACTGCATTAGTATCAGCGGAATTTTCCCGACAAGGGACTGA